In a genomic window of Blastocatellia bacterium:
- the xdh gene encoding selenium-dependent xanthine dehydrogenase — MNRIEFTLNNQPRAVEVDTDASLLEVLRDHCGIISPKDGCSPTGQCGCCTVIIDDRAVVACAVPAKNAAGKRVQTLEGFSELERETFADAFITGGGLQCGFCTPGIVVRAKHLLDKTPEPSDDQINRMLSMHHCRCTGYVKIADSIKLAACALRGEAMPDCDHSGKVGSSLPRYEARELALGERPYVDDMTFPDMLHGAVLLSEHPRALVKRIDTSKAEEIPGVIRIVTAADTPGQRHQGLIYNDWPIFIEEGEETRYVGDVIAAVAAVDRRTARRAAQAIVVDYEVRPPVATTEAALQTDAPKIHKKGNLLSKSEIRRGDVDAALRDSAFVASHTFQTQFIEHMYLEPEACIAMPEGDGLRVYTQGQGVFDDRRQIASFMGMPQEQVKVTLITNGGAFGGKEDMSVQAQTALLAHLTGKPVKLTLSREESLRLHPKRHPIKMDYTVGCDSEGRLTAVRAFMVGDKGAYASVGTKVLERAAGHCTGPYKVPNIEVTSLAVYTNNPPCGAMRGFGANQSAFAMESILDILAEQVGIDGWEIRYRNALDLGDIFCTGQPLEVSVGIKKTLEAVRDIYRGAKYAGIACGVKNTGIGNGLPEYGKAMLEVRDDGTVAIYTGYTEMGQGLFTVLQQTACEETGLPPSVFTFVAADTKYDLDCGQTTASRGTVLGCRGVQEAARKLRRDLDEKRTLRDLAGKTYYGEVLIDDTTSLEMNAAKPKTHFAYGFATQVVILDDDGRVKKVVAAHDVGRVMNPVLLEGQLEGSIHMGLGYALTEEFRVEGGVPQTMTVNSQGLLRARHMPEVELIMIEDRHPDGPYGAKGVGEIGLVPTAPAVANALYRYDGIRRFTLPMKDSPAARAITGKAASRQG, encoded by the coding sequence ATGAATCGCATCGAGTTTACATTGAATAATCAACCGCGCGCGGTCGAAGTCGATACGGACGCGTCACTATTAGAAGTGCTGCGTGACCATTGCGGCATCATCTCGCCGAAAGATGGTTGCAGCCCGACCGGCCAGTGCGGCTGCTGCACAGTCATCATTGACGACCGCGCCGTCGTTGCGTGCGCCGTGCCGGCGAAGAACGCCGCCGGCAAGCGCGTCCAGACGCTCGAAGGGTTTTCAGAGCTAGAGCGCGAGACCTTCGCCGATGCGTTCATCACCGGGGGCGGCTTGCAATGCGGCTTCTGCACGCCCGGCATTGTCGTGCGCGCCAAGCATCTGCTCGACAAGACGCCGGAGCCGTCCGACGATCAGATCAACCGCATGCTGAGCATGCATCATTGCCGCTGCACCGGTTACGTCAAGATCGCTGATTCGATCAAGCTCGCGGCCTGCGCGCTGCGCGGTGAAGCGATGCCCGATTGCGATCACAGCGGCAAAGTCGGCTCCAGCCTGCCGCGTTACGAAGCGCGCGAGCTGGCGCTCGGCGAGCGGCCTTACGTTGACGACATGACGTTCCCGGACATGCTGCACGGCGCGGTTCTGCTTTCCGAGCATCCGCGCGCCCTGGTCAAGCGCATAGATACATCGAAAGCCGAAGAGATTCCCGGCGTCATCCGCATCGTCACCGCCGCCGACACACCGGGCCAGCGCCATCAAGGATTGATCTACAACGACTGGCCGATATTTATTGAGGAAGGCGAAGAGACGCGCTATGTCGGCGATGTGATCGCCGCGGTCGCCGCCGTTGACCGGCGCACGGCGCGGCGCGCGGCGCAGGCGATTGTCGTCGATTACGAAGTGCGCCCGCCGGTCGCGACGACGGAAGCGGCTTTGCAAACCGACGCGCCAAAGATTCACAAGAAGGGCAACCTGCTGAGCAAGTCCGAAATCCGCCGCGGCGATGTGGACGCCGCCTTGCGCGATTCGGCCTTTGTCGCCTCGCACACGTTCCAGACGCAGTTCATCGAGCATATGTACCTGGAGCCCGAAGCCTGCATCGCCATGCCTGAAGGCGACGGCTTGCGGGTCTACACACAGGGCCAGGGCGTCTTCGACGACCGCCGGCAGATCGCTTCGTTTATGGGGATGCCGCAGGAACAGGTCAAGGTAACGCTGATTACCAACGGCGGCGCGTTCGGCGGCAAAGAGGACATGAGCGTACAGGCGCAGACCGCCTTGCTCGCCCACCTCACAGGCAAGCCTGTGAAGCTGACCTTGAGCCGCGAAGAGAGCTTGCGCCTGCATCCCAAGCGCCACCCGATCAAGATGGACTACACGGTCGGCTGCGACTCGGAGGGCCGATTGACCGCGGTGCGCGCTTTCATGGTTGGTGACAAGGGCGCGTATGCGTCGGTCGGCACCAAGGTGTTGGAGCGCGCTGCTGGCCATTGCACAGGGCCGTACAAGGTGCCGAACATCGAAGTCACATCGCTTGCGGTCTACACCAATAATCCGCCGTGCGGCGCGATGCGCGGCTTTGGCGCTAATCAATCGGCGTTCGCGATGGAATCGATACTCGACATACTGGCTGAACAGGTCGGCATTGACGGCTGGGAGATTCGCTACCGCAACGCGCTCGACCTCGGCGACATCTTCTGCACAGGTCAGCCGCTCGAAGTCAGCGTCGGCATCAAGAAGACGCTCGAAGCGGTGCGCGATATTTATCGCGGTGCGAAGTACGCCGGCATCGCCTGCGGCGTCAAGAACACAGGCATCGGCAACGGCCTGCCCGAATACGGCAAGGCGATGCTTGAGGTACGCGACGACGGCACGGTGGCGATCTATACGGGCTACACGGAGATGGGACAGGGGTTGTTCACGGTCTTGCAGCAGACGGCCTGCGAAGAGACCGGCCTGCCGCCGAGTGTTTTTACCTTCGTCGCCGCCGACACGAAATACGACCTCGACTGCGGGCAGACGACCGCCTCGCGTGGCACGGTGCTCGGCTGTCGCGGCGTCCAGGAAGCGGCGCGCAAGCTGCGGCGCGATCTTGACGAGAAGCGCACACTGCGTGATCTGGCAGGCAAAACGTATTACGGCGAAGTGCTGATCGATGACACGACTTCGCTGGAGATGAACGCCGCGAAGCCAAAGACCCATTTCGCCTATGGCTTCGCCACACAGGTCGTCATCCTCGACGACGACGGGCGGGTCAAGAAAGTCGTCGCCGCACACGACGTCGGGCGCGTCATGAACCCCGTGCTTCTCGAAGGCCAGCTCGAAGGCTCGATTCACATGGGCTTAGGCTATGCGCTCACCGAAGAGTTCCGCGTCGAAGGCGGCGTGCCGCAGACGATGACCGTGAATTCGCAAGGCTTGCTGCGGGCGCGGCATATGCCGGAAGTCGAGTTGATCATGATCGAAGATCGACACCCCGACGGGCCTTATGGCGCCAAAGGCGTCGGCGAAATCGGCCTGGTGCCGACGGCGCCAGCAGTCGCCAATGCGTTGTACAGGTACGACGGCATTCGCCGCTTCACGCTGCCGATGAAAGATTCGCCGGCGGCGCGCGCCATCACCGGCAAAGCGGCGAGCCGTCAGGGGTGA